From the Neoarius graeffei isolate fNeoGra1 chromosome 1, fNeoGra1.pri, whole genome shotgun sequence genome, one window contains:
- the zgc:194312 gene encoding odorant receptor 131-2 — protein sequence MKRQTEVREESVLWNDDYLSPVVFRQLLQMANASSNKTDIVYTHVRVCASAAAFVILFFFNLLINWTILREQRLRSHARFVLVFHLLFSATAYFAVSFIFYLQMHVRAETPVPACVALITALATSASNILLTITAMALDRYVAICFPLQYSSVRFKQWPWVLGLVTWALATIIPLSLAPKVASQTADPYPNPDISCGRNKLTLGVMHKFLLISVCTVLIMYSYVRILCVGRRLGVLNRRNRAGCRTIALHGLQLAVYILPNFINFVLHLLTKNKTITSDTKELFAVVTFVFFSLAQCIAPIVYGLRKEELLEQLNLRFPCRLKSLLEWTVGVTHPGRKPRQRERRMTTETLLSREVSQTTV from the exons ATGAAGAGGCAAACAGAAGTGAGAGAAGAGTCAGTGTTATGGAACGATGATTACTTGAGTCCCGTTGTGTTTAGGCAACTTTTACAGATGGCAAACGCATCGAGCAACAAAACGGACATCGTGTACACCCACGTCCGCGTCTGCGCGTCAGCGGCGGCCTTCGTGATTCTGTTCTTCTTCAATCTCTTAATAAACTGGACCATCCTGCGGGAGCAGCGCCTGCGCAGTCATGCTCGCTTCGTGCTCGTCTTCCACCTGCTGTTCTCGGCCACCGCGTACTTCGCCGTGTCCTTCATCTTCTACCTGCAGATGCACGTGCGCGCGGAGACGCCGGTGCCCGCGTGCGTCGCGCTCATCACTGCGCTGGCAACGAGCGCCTCCAACATCCTCCTCACCATCACCGCCATGGCCCTGGACCGCTACGTGGCCATCTGTTTCCCGCTCCAGTACAGCAGCGTCCGCTTCAAGCAGTGGCCCTGGGTTCTTGGGTTGGTCACATGGGCGCTCGCAACCATCATCCCTCTCAGCCTTGCTCCTAAAGTAGCGAGTCAGACTGCAGACCCCTACCCCAATCCCGACATCTCCTGTGGCCGGAATAAGCTAACACTAGGGGTGATGCACAAGTTTCTACTCATCTCCGTTTGCACTGTGCTCATCATGTACAGTTATGTGCGCATTTTGTGCGTGGGCCGCCGCCTGGGTGTGCTGAACCGGAGGAACCGGGCCGGCTGCAGGACCATCGCCTTACATGGCCTCCAGCTTGCAGTGTACATCCTGCCAAACTTCATTAACTTTGTGCTGCATCTCCTGACCAAAAATAAGACGATTACATCAGATACCAAGGAGCTTTTTGCTGTGGTAACGTTTGTTTTCTTCAGTCTGGCGCAGTGCATCGCCCCGATAGTGTACGGACTGCGCAAAGAGGAGCTGCTGGAGCAACTGAACCTCCGCTTCCCCTGCAGACTGAAGAGCCTGCTGGAGTGGACGGTCGGGGTCACCCATCCTGGACGGAAACCCCGCCAACG GGAAAGGAGAATGACAACAGAGACACTTTTATCAAGAGAAGTATCACAGACGACAGTGTGA